One Massilia sp. 9096 genomic window carries:
- a CDS encoding FAD-dependent monooxygenase, translating to MTTPSHSPAHDVIVAGAGPVGLFLACELALAGCSVLILERAADPDSALKRLPFGMRGLSTPSIEALDRRGLLDELITSPRLQLPFSGTPAGARAQRGGHFAGIQFSDAEVDMASWPYRLPSSTAVQLMAEMAEMETVLARRAGQLGVEIRRGAGVTGVRQDADGVLVQAGAHWFAGRWLVGCDGGRSAVRKLAGFDFAGTEPEFTGYSVHADIADPDKLKPGRNLMPTGLYAQSQPGYLVMQDFDGGAGHGDAQALTRTRLQALLRRISQTGVTLGAIHAASTWTDRARQATHYRQGRILLAGDAAHIHSPLGGQGLNLGLGDAMNLGWKLAATLDGAALDLLDSYHLERHPIGARVLDWSRAQVALMRPTPDSRALRAVMQDLMQTRDGATYVAGRVWGMHTRLDLGGSHALTGRSMPNFAFPDGVTVDAAMRDGRGLLLDFSTTANVRYASVAAEYGARLRYLVGQVENRLGIGAALVRPDGIVAWAIGDAAGGDDPDGIDALRRAVARWFGVKGCGASVSLSRPRP from the coding sequence ATGACCACCCCATCTCATTCCCCTGCCCATGACGTGATCGTGGCCGGCGCCGGGCCGGTCGGCCTGTTCCTGGCCTGCGAACTGGCCCTGGCCGGCTGCTCGGTCCTGATCCTGGAACGGGCCGCCGATCCGGACTCGGCGTTAAAACGGCTGCCGTTCGGCATGCGCGGCCTGTCGACGCCGTCGATCGAGGCGCTCGACCGGCGTGGCTTGCTGGACGAACTCATCACGTCGCCCCGTCTGCAGCTCCCGTTCAGCGGCACGCCTGCCGGCGCCAGGGCGCAGCGCGGCGGCCACTTTGCCGGCATCCAGTTCAGCGACGCCGAGGTCGACATGGCGTCCTGGCCCTATCGCTTGCCGAGCTCGACGGCGGTGCAGTTGATGGCCGAGATGGCCGAGATGGAAACCGTGCTGGCGCGCCGCGCCGGGCAGCTTGGCGTGGAGATCCGGCGCGGTGCGGGCGTGACCGGTGTGCGCCAGGACGCCGATGGCGTGCTGGTGCAAGCCGGCGCGCACTGGTTTGCGGGCCGCTGGCTGGTCGGCTGCGACGGTGGCCGTAGTGCGGTGCGCAAGCTGGCCGGCTTCGACTTCGCCGGTACCGAGCCGGAATTCACTGGCTATTCGGTCCATGCCGACATCGCCGATCCCGACAAGCTCAAGCCGGGCCGCAACCTGATGCCCACCGGCCTGTACGCCCAGTCCCAGCCCGGCTACCTGGTGATGCAGGACTTCGACGGCGGCGCCGGCCACGGCGACGCGCAAGCGCTCACACGCACGCGCCTGCAAGCCTTGCTGCGGCGCATTTCCCAGACCGGTGTGACACTCGGCGCCATCCATGCCGCCAGCACCTGGACCGACCGCGCGCGCCAGGCCACGCACTACCGCCAGGGACGCATCCTGCTGGCCGGCGATGCCGCCCACATCCATTCCCCGCTTGGTGGCCAGGGCTTGAACCTCGGCCTCGGCGACGCGATGAACCTCGGCTGGAAGCTGGCCGCCACCCTGGACGGCGCGGCGTTGGATTTGCTGGACAGCTACCACCTCGAGCGCCATCCGATCGGCGCCCGGGTGCTTGACTGGTCGCGCGCCCAGGTCGCCCTCATGCGGCCCACGCCAGACAGCCGCGCGCTGCGCGCCGTCATGCAGGACCTGATGCAGACGCGCGACGGCGCCACGTATGTTGCCGGGCGCGTATGGGGCATGCACACGCGTCTCGATCTGGGCGGCAGCCATGCGCTGACCGGCCGCAGCATGCCGAATTTCGCTTTTCCCGACGGCGTCACGGTCGACGCCGCGATGCGCGATGGGCGCGGCTTGCTGCTGGACTTTTCGACGACGGCGAACGTGCGCTACGCGTCGGTTGCCGCCGAATACGGCGCACGCCTGCGCTACCTTGTCGGCCAGGTCGAGAACCGCCTGGGCATCGGCGCGGCGCTGGTGCGGCCGGACGGCATCGTCGCCTGGGCCATCGGCGATGCGGCCGGCGGCGATGACCCGGACGGCATCGATGCGCTGCGGCGCGCCGTCGCACGCTGGTTCGGCGTCAAAGGATGTGGCGCATCAGTATCCCTATCGAGGCCGCGACCATAA
- the radC gene encoding DNA repair protein RadC, with protein sequence MGINEWSQQERPRERLVREGPQALSNPELLALLLRVGVRGKSAVELGRDVLQHFGSLHGLFGASLNDFSEVNGLGMAKYAQLQAVMELARRAIAEQMQAGQALSSPETVKRYLRMRFGTQRHESFVVLFVDVKNRLIADKELFRGTLNQLIV encoded by the coding sequence ATGGGCATCAACGAATGGTCGCAACAGGAAAGGCCGCGCGAGCGCCTGGTGCGTGAAGGACCGCAGGCGCTGTCCAATCCGGAACTGCTGGCCTTGCTGCTGCGCGTGGGCGTGCGCGGCAAGAGCGCGGTCGAGCTCGGGCGCGACGTGTTGCAGCACTTCGGTTCGCTGCACGGCCTGTTCGGCGCCAGCCTGAACGATTTCTCCGAAGTGAACGGCCTGGGCATGGCCAAGTACGCCCAGCTGCAGGCGGTGATGGAACTGGCGCGGCGCGCCATCGCCGAGCAGATGCAGGCCGGCCAGGCCTTGAGTTCGCCGGAAACGGTCAAGCGCTACCTGCGCATGCGTTTCGGCACCCAGCGCCACGAATCCTTCGTCGTGCTGTTCGTCGACGTCAAGAATCGCCTCATCGCTGACAAGGAACTGTTTCGTGGCACCCTCAACCAGCTTATCGTATAA
- a CDS encoding AraC family transcriptional regulator: MHHQEFAPPAALRDAVRCFWYNRREGGAGPSSFDVMPDGYAEIVFCFGACKVSYAGSWCDLPSPFMVGLLDQPFTVAAGAQLEILGIRCFPWAVFALLGLTPADAGGVPIMPVAHPLADLQPRLAAHVEAGRIDAALAELERALLDALPRPAIDGTAARAGMALRASQGKLPVSQAAAAAHATVRTLERKFKQSSGHTVKDVAALIRFEQARNRLWHESKPDLAALAQELGYADQSHLSREFKRYSGMTPAAFARHRQLGK; encoded by the coding sequence ATGCACCATCAGGAATTCGCCCCGCCCGCAGCCTTGCGCGACGCCGTTCGATGCTTCTGGTACAACAGAAGAGAGGGCGGCGCCGGGCCATCCTCGTTCGACGTCATGCCGGATGGGTATGCCGAGATCGTCTTCTGTTTCGGTGCGTGCAAGGTGTCGTATGCCGGTTCATGGTGCGACCTGCCATCGCCTTTCATGGTCGGGCTGCTCGACCAGCCTTTCACGGTCGCAGCTGGAGCACAGCTGGAAATCCTCGGCATCCGCTGCTTTCCCTGGGCCGTGTTCGCGCTGCTCGGCTTGACGCCGGCCGACGCTGGGGGGGTCCCGATCATGCCGGTGGCGCATCCGCTTGCCGATTTGCAGCCGCGCCTGGCGGCGCACGTGGAGGCAGGCCGCATCGACGCCGCGCTGGCCGAGCTCGAGCGCGCTCTGCTGGACGCGTTGCCGCGTCCGGCGATCGACGGCACCGCGGCGCGCGCCGGCATGGCGCTGCGGGCAAGCCAAGGCAAGCTGCCGGTCAGCCAGGCAGCCGCGGCGGCGCATGCGACGGTGCGCACGCTCGAGCGCAAATTCAAGCAATCGTCCGGGCATACGGTGAAGGACGTCGCCGCCCTGATCCGCTTCGAACAGGCGCGCAACCGTCTCTGGCACGAATCGAAGCCCGACCTGGCCGCGCTGGCGCAAGAGCTGGGCTATGCCGACCAGTCGCATCTGAGCCGCGAATTCAAACGCTACAGCGGCATGACGCCGGCGGCGTTCGCGCGACATCGCCAGCTTGGCAAATAG